The Anolis carolinensis isolate JA03-04 chromosome 1, rAnoCar3.1.pri, whole genome shotgun sequence genome window below encodes:
- the lpar6 gene encoding lysophosphatidic acid receptor 6 — MLKNTNCSTEDSFKYTLYGYMFSMVFVLGLISNCAAIYIFTCTLKVRNETTTYMLNLAISDLLFVFTLPFRVYYFASKDWPFGDILCKISVTLFYINMYGSIFFLTSISIDRFLAIVYPFRSKTIRTKRNAKIACIAIWTIVIVGSIPASLFQSTNTHVNTKGQMHNACFENFSEATWKTYISRIVIFIEIVGFFIPLILNVTCSTLVLRTLNKPLTLSRNTVSKKKVLRMIFVHLLIFCFCFVPYNITLILYSLMRTQTWDNCSVVAAVKTMYPITLCIAISNCCFDPIVYYFTSDTIQNSIKIKSWSTRRHNYRSSKPQASETFIQHRPQTLQARTENESTI; from the coding sequence ATGCTAAAAAACACCAATTGTTCTACTGAAGACTCTTTTAAATACACTCTGTATGGATATATGTTTAGCATGGTATTTGTCCTTGGCTTAATATCCAATTGTGCTGCTATATACATTTTCACCTGCACATTAAAAGTACGCAATGAAACAACAACCTACATGCTGAATTTAGCCATTTCAGACCTGCTTTTTGTGTTTACATTACCCTTCAGAGTTTACTACTTTGCTTCCAAAGACTGGCCATTTGGAGACATACTCTGCAAGATTTCTGTCACATTGTTTTATATAAACATGTATGGAAGCATTTTCTTTTTGACCAGCATAAGCATTGACCGCTTTTTAGCAATTGTATATCCGTTTCGGTCCAAGACAATTCgaacaaaaagaaatgcaaagatcGCCTGCATTGCAATCTGGACAATTGTGATAGTGGGAAGTATACCAGCAAGTCTATTTCAATCCACCAATACTCATGTCAACACAAAAGGACAAATGCACAATGCATGCTTTGAAAATTTTTCTGAAGCAACTTGGAAAACATATATTTCAAGGATTGTTATCTTCATTGAAATTGTTGGATTTTTCATTCCACTTATACTAAATGTGACTTGTTCGACATTGGTTCTCAGGACTTTGAACAAACCGCTCACACTCAGTCGGAATACAGTAAGCAAAAAAAAGGTTCTTAGGATGATTTTTGTTCATTTGCTGATATTCTGTTTCTGCTTTGTGCCATACAACATTACTCTCATCCTTTATTCGCTTATGAGGACACAAACATGGGATAATTGTTCAGTAGTTGCCGCTGTGAAAACTATGTACCCGATCACACTGTGTATTGCAATATCAAACTGTTGTTTTGACCCTATAGTTTACTATTTCACTTCAGACACTAttcaaaattcaataaaaataaagagcTGGTCAACCAGAAGACATAATTACAGATCCTCCAAACCACAAGCTTCTGAAACATTCATTCAACATCGACCTCAGACCCTACAAGCAAGGACTGAGAATGAATCTACAATATAA